Proteins encoded within one genomic window of Humulus lupulus chromosome 1, drHumLupu1.1, whole genome shotgun sequence:
- the LOC133798227 gene encoding protein BLISTER-like — MSHLLNTSAKLYFAPRAHLFTFSSSFACNPFLRIPSSIPKPLSPLIARVSLSSKASNPTMGDSANARMDAVQRRLMFEDECISDYPFSHFFFFFVCLLVSEQDKELEKEVVSEVVGAGPSEESTSNGVKKLSSIEMDRMDLQSTIDALQEEKKLLQSKLRKASTGGKSVYVTQSSTHKKDESTSTEDLENEDTITNTLNQEVQDTSFIGIDASNFSMLPDNGYSNIPPDQMRMIQNINALIAELAMEKEELVQTLASESSHCSQLKVMQM, encoded by the exons ATGTCCCACCTTCTAAATACCAGTGCCAAGCTCTACTTTGCCCCCAGAGCCCATCTCTTTACCTTTTCTTCTAGCTTTGCTTGTAACCCTTTTCTCCGAATCCCTTCTTCCATTCCAAAGCCCCTTTCTCCTCTCATTGCTAGGGTCTCTCTTTCTTCTAAAGCTTCCAATCCCACCATGGGAGACTCTGCCAACGCTAGAATGGACGCTGTCCAGAGACGCCTTATGTTTGAGGACGAGTGCATTTCTGATTACCCTTtttcccatttcttcttcttttttgtttgtCTTCTAGT GTCTGAGCAAGACAAGGAGCTAGAAAAGGAGGTTGTATCTGAAGTTGTGGGTGCTGGCCCATCTGAGGAATCTACATCTAATGGTGT AAAGAAATTGTCTAGCATAGAGATGGATCGTATGGACTTGCAGTCAACTATTGATGCTCTTCAAGAAG AGAAAAAGCTGTTGCAGTCCAAGTTACGCAAAGCTTCCACTGGTGGAAAATCTGTTTATGTTACCCAGAGTAGTACACATAAGAAAGATGAATCTACTTCTACCGAAGATTTAG AAAATGAAGATACCATTACCAATACCTTGAATCAGGAAGTGCAGGATACATCTTTTATTGGAATTGATGCCTCCAATTTTTCAATGTTGCCTGACAATGGCTATTCAAATATACCTCCTGATCAGATGAGAATGATTCAAAACATTAATGCATTAATTGCAGAG TTGGCTATGGAGAAGGAAGAGTTGGTTCAAACTTTGGCGTCTGAGTCATCTCATTGTTCTCAGTTGAAGGTAATGCAGATGTGA